In Saprospiraceae bacterium, the sequence ACCAGGGCGATATCAATTTTTTGAGCATCGAGTAAATGGTTAAGAGAACAGAAAATAAATAAAAGCACCAGTCTTACAATTCTCATTTTATTGATTTGTGAAAGTTGACCAAAAATACATAAAATTATAACGAATGACCCTTGCAATTACTGCCCTGCAGCCTCAGTTAATTACGTATTATGGTTTTTTAGGAGTGATTTTGACAGATTCATTGACGATTCGGGACAATTCCTGCAGTTGATTGCCTACCCAGGCCATATCCAGGTCTTGTACTGGTATTGGTATAGAATCATTAATAGGTTTAAAATTGATATAATCCTGTACGATCATACCATTTACCTTCCTCCTATTGATGGCTTGTCTAAATCTGAGACCAGACTCATCTGGTTCAGTATAGGAGTACCCCATATAATCCAGCGTGTGATTTTTTTTATGAAACCAATACACATAGATGTCATCATGAATCATTCTGTCGGATTCATTTTGTTTGAAGGAGATTTTGACTTTTTCGTATGGTTGTTCCATCAAAGTCACTTCCCCCAGATATTCTTTGATAACAGCAGGGTCGTTTAAATTATAGGGCAATGCAAAAAAATAGAATATGGCGTTGACCGAATTAGAAAATTTGTCAATGTCCTTTGAGGTTAAATTTACAACTTTTGAGTTGATCAATCTGCTGAAATTACTGTTGGTGAGTTCATCATGAGTGAGTACACCGTTTTCATCCCAAAATCTTTCATATCTGTATTTGCCATTTGTTCTGGTGGATTTATAATACCGGTCTCTGAATTTGAAATCGATTGAGGCATGATCAAATAGTTGCACACCATGGGCTTTGATTGCCTGATCCACCAATCGTTGAGCAGGATCAGTTGAACTCGATTCACTGGTACAACCGGCAAGAATGGCAGCCACAGTAATCCATAAATACCAAATAGTTTTGAAACGATATTTTATCATAATTCTAAAGCAGTTATTATATCTTCAGTAATGTCATCAATATGTTCTAATCCCACGCTGATCCGCACGAGGTTTGGTGAAATTCCAACAGCCAGTCTATCCTCCTCAGTCAATCTGCTGTGAGTAGAAGAGGTGGGATGTGTAGCGATCGACCGGGTATCACCTAGATTTGGAGAAATGGAGATCATATCTAATCCATTCATAAATTTTAAAGTGCGAGCCATATCGCCCTTTATTTTTAAACCGACGATGCCTCCTCCTGCTTTCATCTGCGTCCTGGCCAGTTGAACCTGAGGATGATCTGCGCTAAACGGATAAAGCACTGCATCCAATGAAGGTAGTCCTTTTAAATTATTCGCCAATAGCTGCGCCTGGTTAGAATGAGCGTGCACTCTCAGAGAAAGGGTCTCCATGGATTTGCTCATCAGCCAGGCATTGAAGGGAGACAATGAAGGTCCGGTATGCCTGTTGAAGTAAGTGATTTTTTCTACCAGTTCTGCTTTACCTACGATGACGCCTCCGAGTACTCTACCATGGCCATCAGCGTATTTAGTAGCGGAGTGTACTACAAGATCTGCCCCAAAAATCATCGGTTTTTGTAATATCGGAGTCGCAAAACAGTTATCGACCACAAAGATCAAATTATGAGCAAGCGCGAGTGCTTTGGCTTTGGTAAGATCTGTGATCGATAGGGAAGGGTTTGAAGGGGTTTCCACAAAAAGCATCCTGGTGTTTTTTTGGACAGCCTGATCCCAACTATCTACATCCACCGGATCGACATAGGTGCAAGTGATTCCCCATTTTGGTAGGATATTGGAGAGTATTTGAGTGGTCGAACCAAACAAAGCCCTGGACGCTATAACGTGATCGCCCTGTACCAATAGTCCACCGAAGGTGCTGAAAATAGCCGCCATCCCCGTAGCAGTACCCAGCCCGGCTTCTGCCACTTCCAGTTTACAGAATTTATTGACCAGCTCTTCTACATTAGGGTTGGAATATCTGGAATATACATTAGCGTTCAGATTGCCTGCAAAAGCATCAGCCATTTTATCGGCAGATTCAAAGGCATAACTGGATGTGAGGAATATCGGTGCACTATGCTCACCATGCTGAGTCTGCTGCAATTGTTCACGAATAGCCAATGTCTCGTCTCTATATTGTTTTTTTGTCATTTCGAGTGAATGGTAAAGGATGTGGTAATAGGAGCGGTCTTTTTTAGGATCTGCGCTACTGAACAGTACTTATCTATAGACAGGGAAATAGCTTTTTCTACTTGCTTAGGGTCCAGTGAACCGTACAAGTCATAATGAGCATGGATTTTAGTAAACAAAGAAGGCACTTGATCCGGGTCCCTTTCAGCATCTATTTCTACATGGATATCCTCCAGGGTTTGTCTTAATTTTTGTAGAAAAAGTACAATGTCAATGGAGCTACATCCACCCAAAGCGGATATGAGTCCTTCCATTGGTCCCATTCCCTGGCCAGATCCTCCGACGGCTTCTTTTGCATCCATATGCATCGTTTTTCCGGCTTCGTTTACAGCTTCAAAATGCAGGGGCAGCCCTTGTCTCCTTAGTTTGATCTTCATTCAAAGAATAAAATTAGCCGCAAAGCTAATTGATTTATATTTTTGCCGTCCGATTGTGATTGAAAATAAAACTTTTCGCTCCCTGTCCTCATTTCCTTTGGAATGTG encodes:
- a CDS encoding aminotransferase class I/II-fold pyridoxal phosphate-dependent enzyme, yielding MTKKQYRDETLAIREQLQQTQHGEHSAPIFLTSSYAFESADKMADAFAGNLNANVYSRYSNPNVEELVNKFCKLEVAEAGLGTATGMAAIFSTFGGLLVQGDHVIASRALFGSTTQILSNILPKWGITCTYVDPVDVDSWDQAVQKNTRMLFVETPSNPSLSITDLTKAKALALAHNLIFVVDNCFATPILQKPMIFGADLVVHSATKYADGHGRVLGGVIVGKAELVEKITYFNRHTGPSLSPFNAWLMSKSMETLSLRVHAHSNQAQLLANNLKGLPSLDAVLYPFSADHPQVQLARTQMKAGGGIVGLKIKGDMARTLKFMNGLDMISISPNLGDTRSIATHPTSSTHSRLTEEDRLAVGISPNLVRISVGLEHIDDITEDIITALEL
- a CDS encoding OsmC family protein gives rise to the protein MKIKLRRQGLPLHFEAVNEAGKTMHMDAKEAVGGSGQGMGPMEGLISALGGCSSIDIVLFLQKLRQTLEDIHVEIDAERDPDQVPSLFTKIHAHYDLYGSLDPKQVEKAISLSIDKYCSVAQILKKTAPITTSFTIHSK